One region of Podospora bellae-mahoneyi strain CBS 112042 chromosome 1 map unlocalized CBS112042p_1.2, whole genome shotgun sequence genomic DNA includes:
- a CDS encoding uncharacterized protein (EggNog:ENOG503Q4FQ; COG:S): MFIFNLFWWLFGLHRLFSDPPKIDVLLLIMPPKEDTRNANNSPNHDDGQTTVDPRGLAPAWAANRTDLIESLPFFRQAQQGIYQHNRIIRGALLDGREGEHSYFDDDIVIIKLDAGGDIINSGYMRHSTSRLEAAQRAKDEQSPVGLILGSNSDNLHLRIAPAKPCRYAVLGEYVLTDLWHEYQEGGDATVTMARYQRRQFLQPPWWKANNIASARYQDQKQRQVQIISDRKPTRSRVCEECGELSPKRYKVWVCANPRCEKFSTAENGEVLSEDVLFSTHWLLERVASTSEAGLDFGSNRLRCPTQPTDMRKGSVCPKCRKCVSRFHWASWICEGPYGCGHAVSLTVDIPELQNLLKERSRGFTQARHPFHSLHDPRNLEREFISHGITFIEFKHAMPGGSVIKLLKSRPPRTATPGTIFDDLFNSIIWEANHGSRLDLQRHTASNRFTGTRINRYEITFGEKGDPSAFYPVVPLENAPASVQTVLEILTELLEEDIQDTTVKRTEKTQDPWLLTVTAYVGGEQKEYFKPAGYNKAGAVTATLCLGSPVRMRWRYSPDYWSHTQAGRVLDGSPFPETKHFEALQQLKGRKMSRGEYEKQRQEILDSSDGQSRPRNEIPTYLTADLTHGDILITEGDAIGSCFDSAVEPQGLLHIRLTTFRVQDGDDDGRGRGNSAARRSTSRSRSRGGISTRATKAQRVSSRTRGTPERISKRITRGPSKTRRGSSKNRQDESAVEAESSTPPVPRRRGRKAGSRQKNQKRKSTSPDHSKTPNSKTRRAAKEARDRTKAQSGYTESVSSSNVSIASSSDGEYQIPKRQKTQATLTTKTMNAPTGPKLRSILRTAANMKPKTTSKTSRSDSPDILTTLQPSSTAATTSKLRSNSPDILTTSHQPSHTASGHIPTLSRRRFIYQTPKKPQTSPLNAREIEYVETILHPGPVPTNLNSTTKVPDKINPPGLEGRSVPPLPVPLRRNPRPVIPSSILKPRCGSAAPVVGSKSPETRKAQHLPWEIDTLGVPVPPTLLSNPIQDQERTGGTGKSKANHPAPTSPNTHQSPASSNPQVKTPLLPSPPPLKNTIENNSLVSPPISSTPTRHLPATARRTSTTIPPASPTLNRQRSLQLQDPNLKVITISPSPSPSPAPEPQSSAQNHDRNSYSSSSSSSSSSEDEDEDDNGASYKLPAPDRTRSRSRSLWGRLWWS; this comes from the exons ATGTTCATATTCAAcctgttttggtggttgttcGGCCTTCACCGTCTTTTCTCGGACCCCCCCAAGATAGATGTATTGTTGCTCATCATGCCACCAAAAGAGGACACTCGCAATGCTAATAATAGTCCCAatcatgatgatggccaaACCACGGTTGACCCTAGAGGTCTAGCGCCAGCATGGGCAGCAAACAGGACGGATCTGATTGAAAGTCTTCCTTTCTTTAGGCAAGCGCAACAGGGGATCTATCAACATAACAGGATAATACGTGGGGCATTGCTTGATGGCCGCGAGGGGGAACACAGCTACTTTGACGACGATATCGTCATCATAAAACTCGATGCCGGCGGTGATATTATCAATTCTGGCTACATGCGACACTCCACATCCAGGCTGGAGGCGGCACAAAGAGCCAAAGATGAGCAGAGTCCTGTTGGGCTGATTCTTG GATCCAATTCCGACAATCTACACCTCCGAATAGCACCCGCCAAGCCATGCAGATACGCGGTGCTCGGAGAATATGTTCTAACCGATCTCTGGCATGAGTATCAAGAAGGTGGAGATGCCACAGTGACGATGGCCCGGTACCAGAGACGGCAGTTCCTTCAACCACCGTGGTGGAAGGCCAACAATATCGCCTCGGCTCGCTATCAAGATCAAAAGCAACGTCAGGTGCAAATTATCAGCGACCGAAAACCCACACGCAGCAGAGTTTGCGAAGAATGTGGAGAACTATCACCGAAAAGATACAAAGTCTGGGTGTGCGCCAACCCACGATGTGAGAAATTCTCAACGGCAGAAAACGGGGAGGTCTTGTCCGAGGATGTTTTATTCTCCACGCATTGGCTGCTTGAGAGGGTAGCATCAACCAGCGAGGCAGGCCTTGACTTCGGATCCAACCGACTCAGATGCCCAACACAGCCAACTGACATGCGAAAGGGGTCAGTCTGCCCTAAATGCAGGAAATGTGTTTCGCGATTCCACTGGGCCTCGTGGATCTGTGAAGGACCATACGGGTGCGGTCATGCCGTCTCTCTGACTGTCGATATACCAGAACTCCAAAACCTCTTGAAAGAACGATCAAGAGGTTTCACTCAAGCCAGACATCCATTTCACAGCCTCCACGATCCCCGAAACCTTGAGCGGGAATTCATCAGCCACGGGATTACTTTCATTGAGTTTAAGCATGCAATGCCCGGTGGAAGCGTgatcaagctcctcaagtCCCGACCCCCCCGTACAGCTACCCCAGGCACGATATTCGACGATCTATTCAACAGTATCATCTGGGAGGCCAATCACGGAAGCCGCCTTGATCTCCAGCGCCATACAGCGTCGAATAGATTCACAGGCACCAGGATCAACAGATACGAGATCACCTTTGGAGAGAAAGGGGACCCGAGTGCATTTTATCCGGTGGTGCCTTTGGAAAATGCACCCGCGTCTGTTCAAACGGTGCTTGAAATACTCACAgagctgttggaggaggatataCAGGATACAACGGTGAAGCGTACAGAAAAGACCCAGGACCCCTGGTTGTTGACAGTCACCGCGTACGTGGGCGGTGAACAAAAGGAATATTTCAAGCCTGCTGGATATAACAAAGCCGGAGCCGTGACGGCAACCCTGTGCTTGGGAAGCCCGGTGAGAATGAGATGGCGATACAGCCCTGATTACTGGAGCCACACTCAGGCAGGACGGGTGCTAGATGGCTCCCCGTTCCCAGAGACGAAGCACTTCGAGGCTCTACAACAACTCAAGGGAAGAAAAATGTCGCGCGGTGAATACGAAAAGCAGAGACAGGAGATACTGGACAGTTCTGATGGTCAATCACGGCCTCGCAATGAGATCCCGACATATTTGACTGCTGATTTGACGCATGGTGATATCCTGATCACAGAGGGTGATGCGATAGGGTCGTGCTTTGACTCGGCGGTGGAGCCACAGGGACTTTTACACATTCGACTGACAACTTTCAGGGTAcaagatggcgatgatgacggaagaggaagaggaaacaGCGCGGCGAGACGGAGCACCTCTCGAAGTCGCTCAAGGGGAGGCATTTCCACACGAGCCACAAAGGCTCAGAGGGTGTCTTCTAGAACGAGAGGAACGCCGGAAAGAATATCAAAACGGATTACAAGGGGTCCCTCCAAAACACGGAGAGGCTCTTCCAAAAATCGACAAGATGAAAGCGCAGTAGAAGCAGAGAGCTCAACGCCACCCGTACCAAGACGTCGAGGCAGAAAAGCTGGTTCTCGCCAGAAGAatcagaaaagaaagagcaCGTCACCAGATCACTCCAAAACGCCCAATTCGAAAACAAGGAGAGCGGCAAAGGAAGCAAGGGAT AGGACAAAAGCTCAATCGGGATACACGGAATCAGTCTCCTCTTCGAATGTGTCCATAGCGTCTTCCTCCGATGGCGAATACCAAATACCCAAAAGGCAAAAGACACAAGCTACGCTTACTACAAAGACCATGAATGCCCCAACGGGGCCTAAGCTTAGGTCGATTCTCAGAACTGCCGCCAATATGAAACCGAAGACAACCTCGAAAACATCGAGGTCAGACTCCCCCGACATACTCACGACTCTTCAACCATCTAGTACTGCCGCCACGACTTCAAAACTGAGGTCAAACTCACCCGACATACTCACTACCTCACACCAACCATCTCACACTGCCTCTGGACATATTCCCACTCTTTCACGGAGAAGATTCATATATCAAACCCCTAAAAAGCCACAAACCAGTCCACTAAACGCGAGAGAAATAGAATATGTCGAAACAATCTTGCACCCAGGTCCCGTGCCAACCAACTTGAATTCCACGACCAAGGTTCCGGACAAGATTAACCCACCTGGTCTTGAGGGAAGGTCTGTACCGCCGTTGCCTGTACCGCTCAGGCGCAACCCTCGGCCTGTGATACCATCATCAATACTGAAGCCTAGGTGCGGAAGTGCTGCTCCTGTCGTTGGCTCAAAGTCACCTGAGACACGCAAAGCACAGCACTTACCTTGGGAAATCGACACACTAGGGGTTCCTGTTCCTCCCACGCTGCTGTCAAACCCAATACAGGACCAAGAGCGTACGGGTGGCACTGGAAAGTCCAAGGCAAATCATCCCGCACCCACAAGTCCGAACACCCACCAGTCTCCCGCCTCTTCAAATCCCCAAGTCAAGACGCCCCTCCTTCCCAGCCCACCGCCTCTCAAAAATACCATCGAGAACAACAGCCTCGTCAGCCCCCCAATCAGCAGCACCCCCACCCGGCATCTTCCGGCCACCGCTCGAAGGacaagcaccaccatcccacccgCCAGCCCAACCCTCAACCGCCAGCGTTCCCTACAACTGCAAGACCCAAACCTCAaagtcatcaccatctcgccctctccatccccctccccagccccagaGCCTCAATCTTCAGCCCAAAACCATGACCGAAACAGCTactccagctcatcctcatcctcatcctcatccgaagacgaagacgaagacgacaacgGCGCCTCGTACAAACTACCGGCCCCGGACAGGACGcggtcgaggtcgaggtcgcTGTGGGGGAGATTGTGGTGGTCGTGA
- a CDS encoding uncharacterized protein (EggNog:ENOG503P365; COG:S) — translation MWISIARPCQCSGAFQVNIVFLSLSISVFQAISATQQDTKDSANRSTMEFEGIIPPAVMISSNTMAVDEELLPLAPAFLDLAYTSFDPYSHQASFPHHQPPDPTYGGGNHHQEPIGLYHSAGMMLAVDPQSIGYAYVPNCQSLMPVSTPLQLPVQPSTQTQNQRSINTNTLRIGDAEAVWQFYDGRFQLFEQRGCIILARILIKIIAPKKKHHYPYTKGDSAAPPWWPQDGGVDENDRIRHVDPSYIPKTPRIRLLVHLIRLITEPHHRQHPEIQEANFNIGRLESVVMETISTWFQEEPRNGAKRPILEEIFHVAKAEASFKAGQIDDQSIIHVWPAKTLRPKYSKRSAAYNPTANDFDLELPPDMSDLAPDPQFAGSVLAPGSVPEVCLEVPPGPTGSGQDIPAPVGSAVSLPSLPLPIDMIWLPAMAGEYVVDNGQDVQTETYTDQTKLMQHGYAVGGEEQLAGVAYMSVGFPQLCHAGENVHAAAFQTGVIV, via the exons ATGTGGATTTCGATTGCAAGGCCTTGCCAATGCTCTGGAGCTTTCCAGGTCAACATCGTTTTCCTGTCCTTGTCGATTTCCGTTTTCCAAGCAATCTCTGCTACCCAACAGGATACCAAAGATTCAGCAAACAGAAGCACAATGGAGTTTGAAGGGATAATTCCCCCAGCGGTCATGATCAGCTCGAACACCAtggctgttgatgaggagttgCTGCCTCTGGCCCCTGCATTCTTGGACCTGGCATACACTTCATTCGACCCCTATTCCCATCAGGCCAGTTTCCCGCATCATCAACCGCCAGATCCCACATATGGAGGTGGCAATCACCATCAGG AACCGATCGGCTTATACCACAGTGCCGGTATGATGCTTGCCGTAGATCCGCAGTCGATCGGATATGCCTATGTGCCGAATTGCCAGTCTTTGATGCCGGTGTCGACGCCCCTACAGCTACCGGTCCAGCCCTCAACCCAGACCCAAAACCAGCGGAGTATCAACACGAACACGCTCAGAATCGGGGACGCAGAAGCTGTGTGGCAGTTTTATGATGGACGTTTCCAACTCTTTGAACAGCGAGGATGCATCATCCTGGCCAGGATCCTGATCAAGATCATCGccccgaagaagaagcatcACTACCCTTATACCAAAGGCGACAGCGCCGCGCCGCCTTGGTGGCCACaagatggtggggtggaCGAGAATGACAGAATTCGACATGTTGACCCTTCCTACATTCCCAAGACAC CGCGAATTCGTCTCCTTGTTCACCTCATCAGACTCATCACGGAGCCCCATCACCGACAGCATCCCGAGATCCAAGAGGCTAATTTTAACATTGGGCGCTTGGAATCGGTAGTCATGGAGACCATCTCAACCTGGTTTCAAGAAGAGCCCCGGAATGGGGCAAAGAGGCCAATCCTGGAGGAAATATTCCATGTTGCCAAAGCAGAGGCATCgttcaaggctggccagatTG ACGACCAATCCATCATCCACGTCTGGCCAGCCAAAACCCTTCGACCCAAATACAGCAAACGAAGCGCCGCTTAcaaccccaccgccaacGACTTTGACCTCGAACTCCCACCCGACATGAGTGACCTCGCCCCCGATCCGCAGTTTGCCGGGTCAGTGCTGGCGCCGGGTTCGGTACCCGAGGTCTGTCTCGAGGTTCCACCTGGTCCGACGGGGTCCGGGCAAGATATCCCGGCACCTGTTGGCAGTGCGGTGTCATTGCCTTCCCTGCCGCTGCCGATCGATATGATTTGGCTTCCTGCTATGGCGGGAGAGTATGTGGTCGACAATGGGCAGGATGTGCAGACGGAGACGTATACTGATCAAACCAAGCTGATGCAGCATGGGTATGCTGTTGGCGGAGAGGAACAACTTGCGGGAGTGGCGTATATGTCTGTTGGGTTTCCGCAACTCTGCCATGCTGGGGAAAATGTGCATGCAGCGGCGTTTCAGACTGGGGTTATTGTTTGA
- a CDS encoding uncharacterized protein (EggNog:ENOG503PHMZ) has product MILTANKLLIASTFPEQLNLGSKLPGSSSLVRSSTPTHHSPVINIIKESQLSKMNSNRSRPDSRAGRAGERVTFDEIALSDDERIATVFRPMKALANRNEADEQALGDERESRGFSRNYRGDMNNPKNQRGMVSDNENTSLFITRLPADVTPAQLLKALAPHGPFGRVWSVHIIPANADKGQTGAAAKLIMFDRAGAEAVYNFIHRGGLSFYNGSTRIRAIVSWNQVKSPPSDPRGTKSRVLIISGPADFVDVKKLRALFSRYFIYQEEEVKLTSHRDSKHEIEFRFCCFHAQAEAASVFLGRLKPSSVFVKFGADPLAQQPPANAQARSSVAEDRWALLGQRRRGGSSS; this is encoded by the exons ATGATTTTGACCGCAAATAAACTCTTGATTGCTTCCACTTTCCCAGAACAACTCAACCTGGGTTCCAAACTACCTGGGTCTTCCTCCCTCGTAAGATCATCgacaccaacccatcactcTCCCGTTATCAACATAATCAAGGAATCCCAA CTCAGCAAAATGAACTCCAACCGCTCCCGTCCCGATAGCCGGGCTGGCCGCGCCGGCGAGCGCGTTACCTTTGATGAGATAGCGCTCAGTGACGACGAACGTATCGCCACAGTTTTCCGCCCCATGAAGGCCTTAGCCAACCGTAACGAGGCCGACGAGCAAGCGTTGGGGGACGAGCGGGAGAGTCGCGGGTTCTCCCGCAACTACCGCGGCGACATGAACAATCCCAAGAACCAGCGCGGCATGGTTTCCGACAATGAGAACACCAGCTTGTTCATCACCCGGTTGCCTGCGGATGTCACCCCCGCTCAGCTCTTGAAAGCCCTCGCCCCCCATGGACCTTTCGGGAGGGTTTGGTCAGTCCACATCATCCCTGCCAATGCCGACAAGGGCCAGACTGGGGCCGCGGCAAAGCTCATAATGTTCGATCGCGCTGGGGCTGAGGCGGTATACAACTTCATTCACCGCGGCGGTCTTTCTTTCTACAATGGGTCGACCAGGATCCGAGCGATTGTCTCCTGGAACCAGGTCAAGTCACCGCCGTCCGATCCCCGGGGCACCAAGTCGCGCGTTCTCATTATCTCAGGCCCTGCCGACTTTGTCGATGTGAAGAAGCTCAGAGCTCTGTTCAGTCGCTACTTCATCTatcaggaggaggaagtcaAGCTTACCTCGCACCGGGACTCCAAGCATGAGATTGAGTTCAGGTTCTGCTGCTTTCACGCTCAGGCGGAGGCCGCATCGGTCTTCCTCGGACGTTTGAAACCTTCGAGTGTGTTTGTCAAGTTTGGAGCCGACCCTCTTGCTCAGCAGCCCCCAGCAAACGCTCAGGCTCGGTCGTCTGTAGCGGAGGACCGCTGGGCTCTGTTGGGTCAGCGCAGACGTGGAGGATCTAGTTCTTAA
- a CDS encoding uncharacterized protein (EggNog:ENOG503NZ3W): protein MGKSELGIIDESKTLCRTLLETTQAQPQDCLFRSDVFESTCRMVKDRNQARVIRDIAPLIVPPAEIFYIYGAGHLKHLIESVNEGWNNSIPLTSTRPQPDYSVGFRRNAFTENQLAKLSPFIDDFIAGDQSFFMATCYMYFPFLTGEVKCGAAALDIADRQNAHSMTLAVRGIVELFRAVEREDEVNRKILAFSVSHNHQSVRI, encoded by the coding sequence ATGGGTAAGTCTGAACTAGGGATTATCGACGAGAGCAAGACTTTATGTCGGACATTGCTTGAGACAACTCAGGCGCAGCCTCAGGATTGTTTGTTTCGTTCCGATGTCTTCGAATCAACCTGTCGGATGGTCAAGGATAGAAACCAGGCAAGAGTCATCCGGGATATCGCGCCATTGATTGTTCCACCAGCGGAAATCTTTTACATATATGGTGCCGGCCACCTCAAACATCTCATCGAGAGCGTCAATGAAGGATGGAACAACTCGATTCCTCTTACCAGTACCCGTCCCCAGCCCGACTACTCTGTTGGGTTTAGACGAAATGCGTTCACCGAGAACCAGCTCGCCAAGCTGTCACCCTTCATCGACGACTTCATCGCCGGGGACCAGTCCTTCTTTATGGCCACGTGCTACATGTACTTCCCGTTCCTAACCGGCGAGGTGAAGTGCGGCGCCGCGGCGCTCGACATTGCAGACCGGCAGAACGCCCACAGCATGACCCTTGCGGTACGGGGCATCGTCGAACTCTTTCGTGCTGTCGAgcgcgaggatgaggttaaCCGGAAgatcctcgccttctccgtcTCGCACAACCACCAGTCAGTACGGATCTAA
- a CDS encoding uncharacterized protein (EggNog:ENOG50KOG2533; COG:E; COG:G; COG:P), whose translation MIPKHRRFVFEHDEWDDTHYSCVFFDQERRQYMQLQFATEAVPKIPDNHVRRIESEKKFYEHARTWLPAICDKLAPAHQTFVADTDGNLVSSGKSTIPIQPSYVDRKHEAVKPTGRQVDRVAYISTVGEKGGPIKEGRVVEADFRYYCTKDAKTISHCLRNLYVLNRILTVPNDQILGRFHHAVLEKKSVVGYLTQAARGPNINTFSTADKKRPFKLAHLEKLLDGVKTLNLVYGLVSKDLQANDIVIDEDTDELWFRSFSHCVPISSQNAMFDVALAYILLYEKITHNIQTPPKTLAEARDLVKKLSAIDTWFKSDAAELDADVTKYRRFMNNFLQSSYLDVLFEKSQHPKIQTGVGSSEIATEGRGNTSLENQTRLSRKRPNEGPPEDPRPSKRNKTNQDAPDVDVNWEEAKVPKIPLSIIIPDEFTIKVGGVEVNITSEKLWRRGKSEGTQDNPIIDWYRPATDSPARKGIKYLLANGKAAPENDRAGRWHELLIQQPTEEDEELDDWDPFALSSDVDDEIQQLCANAAQAIASAKQRVANAREATRKAKTQAKLAGVQVQEIRKAIENAQALVADYVAGNAARLTI comes from the exons ATGATTCCCAAACACAGAAGGTTCGTGTTTGAACACGACGAATGGGATGACACGCACTATTCCTGTGTGTTTTTCGACCAGGAGCGACGACAGTACATGCAACTCCAGTTTGCTACCGAAGCAGTTCCCAAGATCCCCGACAACCATGTGCGCCGAATTGAATCAGAAAAGAAGTTTTACGAGCACGCCAGAACCTGGCTGCCGGCCATCTGCGACAAGCTGGCTCCTGCACATCAGACTTTCGTGGCAGATACCGATGGAAACCTTGTTTCTTCGGGTAAATCCACGATACCCATCCAGCCTTCCTATGTTGATAGGAAGCACGAGGCTGTGAAGCCGACAGGAC GCCAGGTAGACAGGGTGGCTTACATCAGTACTGTCGGCGAGAAGGGAGGCCCAATCAAGGAAGGCCGCGTCGTTGAGGCCGATTTCAGATATTACTGCACGAAAGATGCAAAGACAATCTCCCACTGCCTTCGCAATCTGTACGTTCTTAATCGGATTCTTACCGTCCCCAACGATCAAATCCTTGGCCGCTTTCACCATGCAGTCCTCGAAAAGAAGTCGGTGGTGGGCTACCTCACACAGGCCGCAAGGGGTCCCAACATCAATACTTTTTCAACTGCAGACAAGAAGCGACCCTTCAAATTGGCTCACCTTGAAAAACTGCTCGATGGTGTCAAGACCCTCAATTTGGTATATGGACTGGTTTCCAAGGATTTGCAAGCAAACGACATTGTGATTGACGAAGACACCGATGAGTTATGGTTCCGCTCGTTCAGCCACTGCGTCCCTATCAGCTCCCAAAATGCAATGTTCGACGTGGCTCTGGCTTACATCCTGCTGTACGAGAAGATCACGCACAATATCCAGACGCCTCCCAAAACTCTAGCTGAGGCTAGAGATTTGGTGAAAAAGTTGTCCGCCATCGACACCTGGTTCAAGTCCGACGCGGCTGAGCTCGATGCCGACGTCACAAAATATAGAAGGTTTATGAATAATTTCCTTCAGTCTAGCTATCTGGACGTGCTTTTCGAGAAGTCACAACACCCAAAAATACAAACCGGGGTAGGATCAAGCGAAATCGCAACTGAAGGGCGTGGGAATACCAGTCTAGAGAACCAGACCAGACTGTCAAGGAAACGGCCAAACGAGGGGCCGCCAGAAGATCCAAGACCGTCTAAGCGCAACAAGACAAATCAAGATGCACCCGATGTGGATGTCAactgggaggaggccaaagTGCCCAAGATACCTTTGTCAATCATCATTCCGGACGAGTTCACCATCAAAGTTGGCGGCGTGGAGGTGAATATCACATCCGAAAAGCTTTGGCGTCGAGGGAAGAGTGAGGGAACACAAGACAACCCGATTATAGACTGGTATCGTCCAGCCACAGATTCCCCTGCTCGCAAAGGCATAAAATACCTTCTTGCGAACGGCAAAGCAGCCCCGGAAAATGATAGGGCCGGGCGGTGGCACGAATTGTTGATCCAACAGCCCAcagaggaagacgaggagctggaCGACTGGGATCCCTTCGCCCTCAGCAGTGACGTGGACGACGAAATACAGCAACTCTGTGCGAATGCAGCCCAGGCAATCGCTAGTGCCAAACAGAGGGTTGCCAATGCTCGGGAAGCTACCCGCAAGGCCAAAACCCAAGCTAAGCTGGCTGGAGTTCAGGTCCAAGAGATTAGAAAAGCCATCGAAAACGCACAAGCGCTCGTGGCCGATTACGTTGCTGGAAACGCGGCAAGATTGACTATCTAG
- a CDS encoding uncharacterized protein (COG:U; EggNog:ENOG503P192) — protein MDAEMKTMAYQKEVAEWLWGGLFGWLPTGEDLTIPPSQYGLQVVMGFGFGFHMGTLLMMMPLAVKQEDMRMLSGVLLSTLS, from the exons ATGGATGCagagatgaagacgatggCTTATCAAAAGGAAGTGGCAGAGTGGctgtgggggg ggttgttTGGATGGCTGCCAACCGGGGAGGACTTGACTATCCCACCAAGCCAGTATGGTCTGCAGGTCGtgatggggtttgggttCGGGTTCCACATGGGGAcgttgctgatgatgatgccgctTGCGGTCAAGCAAGAGGATATGCGTATGTTGTCTGGCGTTCTGTTGTCAACTCTCAGCTAA
- the ADH1_1 gene encoding alcohol dehydrogenase (EggNog:ENOG503NW0B; COG:Q) translates to MAPDIPKEQKAQVITADGVMTLKTIPVPTPGPQEILIHILYSGVCHTDLHALNNDWPLPRKTPLVGGHEGAGVVVAKGSLVASGQGVDVGDYVGIPWLNSTCHHCTFCMQAQEMLCSEAQLSGYTVDGSFQQYAVANASHVAKFPKDKGVELDAAAPILCAGLTVYTGLKQSEARPGQYVAIVGAGGGLGSLATQYAKAMGLHVIAIDGGPEKGESCKKLGAEVYVDYLKSKDLVADVKAATADGLGPHGVLLLAPMEKPFQQATGYVRSHGTVVCIGMPAGAKVSMPVFDTVVRMVQVKGSYVGNRQDMVEAIDFFLRGLVRAPVKVVGMSELGGVFDAMRENKVVGRYVLDTSR, encoded by the exons ATGGCCCCCGATATCCCCAAAGAGCAGAAGGCTCAGGTCATCACGGCTGATGGCG TGATGACGTTAAAAaccatccccgtccccacTCCGGGCCCCCAAGAAATCCTGATCCATATTCTGTACTCGGGCGTCTGCCACACCGACCTCCACGCCCTCAACAACGACTGGCCCCTGCCCCGCAAGACCCCCCTGGTGGGCGGTCACGAAGGCGCCGGCGTCGTGGTGGCCAAAGGAAGCCTGGTTGCTTCGGGCCAGGGCGTCGATGTCGGAGACTACGTGGGGATCCCCTGGCTCAACTCCACCTGCCACCATTGCACCTTTTGCATGCAAGCTCAGGAGATGCTCTGCAGCGAGGCGCAGCTCTCGGGGTACACGGTCGATGGCAGCTTCCAGCAGTACGCTGTCGCCAACGCCTCGCATGTGGCCAAGTTCCCCAAGGATAAAGGGGTTGAGTTGGACGCTGCTGCGCCCATCCTGTGTGCCGGTCTGACGGTCTACACTGGGCTCAAGCAGAGCGAGGCCCGGCCGGGGCAGTATGTGGCCATTGTGGGCGCAGGTGGTGGCTTGGGAAGTTTGGCGACACAGTACGCCAAGGCCATGGGCCTACACGTCATTGCTATTGACGGGGGTccggaaaagggggagagcTGCAAGAAGTTGGGGGCCGAGGTGTATGTGGATTATTTGAAGAGCAAGGACCTGGTGGCGGATGTCAAGGCGGCCACGGCGGATGGGCTGGGACCGCATGGGGTTTTGCTGCTGGCCCCGATGGAGAAGCCGTTTCAACAGGCGACCGGGTATGTGAGATCTCATGGGACGGTGGTTTGTATTGGCATGCCAGCGGGTGCCAAGGTGAGCATGCCGGTGTTCGACACcgtggtgaggatggtgcaGGTGAAGGGGTCTTATGTTGGGAACAGACAGGATATGGTGGAGGCGATAGACTTCTTCCTCCGTGGGCTGGTGAGGGCACCGGTCAAAGTGGTGGGTATGAGTGAGCTCGGTGGTGTGTTTGATGCCATGAGGGAGAACAAAGTGGTGGGAAGGTATGTGCTGGATACCAGTCGGTAA
- a CDS encoding uncharacterized protein (EggNog:ENOG503P7JQ; COG:S), protein MASNNPGNFANRPKEEVREIASKGGKASHGGGGTQASNDDSSSGNSGTGNQGFASMDPEKQREIASKGGKASSGSFEPGSERAREAGRKGGLASHGGDSEE, encoded by the exons AtggccagcaacaaccccggAAACTTTGCCAACCG tcccaaggaggaggtgcgCGAGATTGCTTCCAAGGGTGGCAAGGCTAGCCACGGCGGAGGCGGCACTCAAGCCTCCAACGACGACTCCTCCTCTGGCAACAGCGGTACGGGCAACCAGGGCTTTGCCAGCATGGACCCCGAGAAGCAG CGTGAGATCGCTTCCAAGGGAGGCAAAGCTTCCTCCGGTAGCTTTGAGCCCGGTAGCGAGCGTGCCCGCGAGGCTGGCAGAAAGGGAGGACTCGCCAGTCATGGTGGCGATTCTGAGGAGTAG